In Lactococcus garvieae subsp. garvieae, the following proteins share a genomic window:
- a CDS encoding lactonase family protein produces the protein MREKILVGGYTKRESKGIYSFDLDIAKEELSNLTEVAHIQNATYFALDKAKQHLYTCAADENGGGIAALSYKRGKTELLNYVTSVGAPLCYVAVDNERGFVYGANYHLGEIRVYKIQKNGSLTLTDTVKHEGEGSKVHPGQERPHVHYTDLTPDGRLVTCDLGTDEITVYDVVGEEGKLSLVSLYRMPAGTGVRHLTFHPNGKIAYAIGEFSSTVTVLSYNEEKGRFAALETISTLPVDFEGTKSASALRLSSDGAFLYASNRGHNSIAIYSVSPLGTKITLEDIVKTEGDTPRDFNFNSTEDFIIVAHQDSDNISLFRRNRKTGMLTLKQKDFYSPEGTCILPTL, from the coding sequence ATGCGTGAAAAAATTTTAGTTGGCGGTTACACTAAGCGTGAATCAAAGGGGATTTATAGTTTTGACTTAGATATTGCAAAGGAAGAACTTTCTAATCTAACAGAAGTTGCCCATATTCAAAATGCAACATATTTTGCTTTGGACAAAGCAAAACAACACCTTTACACTTGTGCTGCAGATGAAAATGGTGGCGGTATTGCTGCGCTCAGTTATAAAAGAGGAAAAACAGAGCTTCTCAACTATGTTACTAGTGTTGGCGCACCTCTTTGCTATGTAGCTGTTGATAATGAACGTGGTTTTGTTTATGGTGCAAATTATCACTTAGGGGAAATTCGAGTCTACAAAATTCAAAAAAATGGTTCGCTTACCTTAACAGACACTGTGAAACATGAAGGCGAAGGTTCAAAAGTACATCCTGGTCAAGAACGTCCTCACGTGCATTACACAGATCTTACACCTGATGGACGATTGGTTACTTGTGACTTGGGTACAGATGAGATTACGGTTTACGATGTCGTTGGTGAAGAAGGCAAGCTCTCTCTTGTAAGCCTCTACCGTATGCCTGCAGGTACTGGAGTACGTCATCTTACTTTCCATCCCAATGGCAAGATTGCTTACGCCATTGGCGAGTTTTCTTCTACTGTAACTGTTCTCAGCTACAATGAGGAAAAAGGACGCTTTGCCGCACTCGAAACAATCAGTACTCTTCCCGTAGATTTTGAAGGCACAAAGAGCGCATCTGCTCTCCGTCTTTCTTCCGATGGTGCGTTTCTCTATGCTTCGAACCGCGGACATAATTCTATCGCTATCTACAGTGTCAGCCCCTTGGGAACAAAAATAACTTTAGAAGATATTGTAAAAACTGAAGGGGATACACCTCGAGATTTCAATTTCAATAGTACAGAAGATTTTATTATCGTAGCACATCAAGACAGTGATAATATTAGTCTTTTCCGCCGTAATAGGAAGACAGGAATGCTCACACTTAAACAAAAAGATTTTTATAGCCCAGAGGGCACATGTATCTTACCAACGCTCTAA
- a CDS encoding SepM family pheromone-processing serine protease, whose product MKNEKIKKHKKLKLFFAIALPLLIVVGLFFPLPYYIEQPGGTIPVNQMVDVAGKKDEHKGNFYLTTVEMVRANAASMLYSKSNSFATILSSEEMTGGMTNQQFDLVNQFYMQTAQNTAVYQAFKLAGKPYEMKYQGVYVLSITEDSTFKNDLQLSDTITAVNGHTFKSSTDMIDYVSQQKVGDEVTIKYTRMDGSNHEATGKYIKLSNGKTGIGIGLVDHTQVVTDPKVKIDAGSIGGPSAGMMFTLEIYSQITGKDLRQGREIAGTGTINEDGSIGQIGGVDKKVATASNSGAKIFLCPDETEEQAKASGTTNNYTDALAAAKKLNTDMKIVPVKTIQDALDCLEK is encoded by the coding sequence ATGAAAAATGAAAAAATAAAAAAGCATAAAAAACTAAAGCTATTCTTTGCCATCGCGTTACCGCTTCTTATTGTAGTGGGTTTATTCTTCCCCTTACCTTACTATATCGAGCAGCCAGGAGGAACCATTCCAGTTAATCAGATGGTTGATGTTGCGGGAAAGAAAGATGAACATAAAGGCAATTTTTATTTAACGACTGTTGAAATGGTACGGGCCAATGCCGCAAGTATGCTTTATTCCAAGTCGAACTCTTTTGCCACTATTTTGAGTAGTGAAGAGATGACGGGTGGGATGACCAATCAGCAATTTGACTTGGTCAACCAGTTCTATATGCAGACCGCGCAAAATACAGCTGTTTATCAGGCCTTTAAGTTGGCAGGGAAACCTTATGAGATGAAGTATCAAGGGGTCTACGTTTTGAGTATCACTGAGGATTCGACATTTAAAAATGACTTGCAACTTTCGGATACGATAACGGCAGTTAATGGCCACACTTTCAAATCTTCAACTGATATGATTGACTATGTGTCTCAACAAAAAGTTGGAGATGAGGTGACCATCAAGTACACACGGATGGATGGCAGCAACCATGAAGCCACAGGCAAGTACATTAAGTTGAGTAATGGTAAAACAGGGATTGGTATTGGTTTAGTAGATCATACACAGGTTGTGACAGACCCTAAAGTTAAGATCGATGCCGGAAGTATTGGCGGGCCAAGTGCTGGGATGATGTTTACCTTGGAAATATATAGCCAAATCACAGGCAAAGATTTACGTCAAGGACGCGAAATTGCAGGTACTGGAACGATCAATGAAGATGGCAGCATCGGGCAAATAGGTGGCGTTGATAAAAAAGTTGCTACAGCAAGCAATTCGGGTGCAAAAATTTTCCTTTGCCCGGATGAAACGGAAGAACAGGCAAAGGCTTCTGGTACAACAAATAACTACACAGATGCACTTGCGGCAGCTAAAAAGTTGAATACAGATATGAAAATCGTACCTGTAAAGACGATCCAAGATGCACTAGACTGTCTCGAAAAATAA
- the adhE gene encoding bifunctional acetaldehyde-CoA/alcohol dehydrogenase translates to MSSKNTKKELTAADKATLVEKAEQYTDGLVKKAHQAALQFEGYTQAQVDKIVAAMALAASEHSLELAHEAHNETGRGIVEDKDTKNRFASESVYNSIKNDKTVGVISENKVAGSVEIAAPLGVLAGIVPTTNPTSTTIFKSLLTAKTRNAIVFAFHPQAQNCSSHAARIVYEAALKAGAPENFIQWVEDPSLYNTTALIQNHGIASILATGGPGMVNAALKSGNPSLGVGAGNGAVFVDATANVDRAVEDLLLSKRFDNGMICATENSAVVAAEIYDEFLEKLQVHGAYVVPKEDYPAIEKFVFVERAGEGFGVTGPVAGRPGPWIAEQAGVQVPEGKDVLLFELEEKNIGEALSSEKLSPLLSIYKSTSRENGTAIVQKLLAYQGAGHNAAIQIGAQDDPFVKEYADAIGAARILVNQPDSIGGVGDIYTDAMRPSLTLGTGSWGKNSISHNLSTYDLLNIKTVARRRNRPQWVRLPKEIYYENNSISYLQEMPNIERAFVVTDHGMLQFGFVDHMLEQLAVRETQVQTSIYGSVKPDPTLSQAIEIARQMADFKPDTVIALGGGSPLDAAKIGRLIYEYSARGEVDLNDDAALKALFEQLAQKFIDIRKRIVKFPHQDQTQLVCIPTTSGTGSEVTPFAVITDDETHVKYPLADYQLTPQVAIVDPEFVMTVPKRTVAWSGIDALSHALESYVSVMASDYTKPLSLRAIKLIFDNLTTSYQYDPSKPSKEGQVARANMHNAATLAGMAFANAFLGINHSLAHKVGGEFELPHGLAIAIAMPHVIKFNAVTGNVKRTPYPRYEIYRAQEDYAEIARYIGLTGKDDAELVDKLIKEIKKLTDSIDIDVTLSGNGVDKNHLERELDKLANLVYDDQCTPGNPRQPSISELKTLLQDQY, encoded by the coding sequence ATGTCAAGCAAGAATACCAAAAAAGAACTAACAGCCGCTGATAAAGCTACACTTGTAGAAAAAGCAGAGCAATATACAGACGGTCTCGTCAAAAAAGCACATCAAGCTGCTTTGCAGTTTGAAGGCTACACACAAGCGCAAGTAGATAAAATTGTCGCAGCAATGGCCTTAGCCGCAAGCGAACATTCCCTTGAACTCGCACACGAAGCCCATAATGAAACAGGCCGAGGAATCGTTGAGGATAAGGATACTAAAAATCGCTTTGCTTCAGAATCTGTTTATAACTCCATCAAAAATGACAAAACAGTCGGAGTAATCAGCGAGAACAAAGTTGCTGGCTCAGTAGAAATCGCAGCCCCTTTAGGCGTGCTTGCAGGAATCGTACCTACTACCAACCCTACTTCTACAACAATTTTCAAATCACTCTTAACAGCAAAAACACGAAACGCTATCGTTTTCGCCTTTCACCCTCAAGCACAAAATTGTTCCTCTCATGCCGCACGTATTGTCTACGAAGCTGCTCTGAAGGCCGGGGCCCCAGAAAACTTTATCCAATGGGTCGAAGATCCAAGTCTTTATAACACTACCGCACTTATCCAAAACCACGGTATTGCTTCTATCCTCGCTACAGGTGGACCAGGGATGGTCAATGCAGCGCTCAAGTCAGGTAATCCTTCCTTAGGTGTGGGTGCAGGTAATGGCGCCGTCTTTGTTGATGCTACTGCAAATGTTGACCGTGCAGTTGAAGACCTGCTACTTTCTAAACGATTTGACAACGGCATGATTTGCGCTACCGAAAACTCTGCTGTAGTTGCTGCAGAAATTTACGATGAATTCCTCGAAAAACTTCAAGTTCACGGTGCTTACGTTGTACCAAAGGAAGATTATCCAGCCATCGAAAAATTTGTTTTCGTCGAACGTGCAGGTGAAGGCTTCGGTGTAACGGGGCCGGTTGCCGGTCGTCCTGGACCGTGGATTGCTGAGCAAGCTGGCGTACAAGTACCTGAAGGTAAAGATGTTCTTCTCTTTGAATTGGAGGAAAAAAACATCGGGGAAGCCCTCTCTTCTGAAAAGCTCAGCCCGCTTTTGTCAATCTACAAATCTACTTCACGCGAAAATGGTACTGCAATCGTCCAAAAACTTTTAGCTTATCAAGGTGCTGGACACAACGCAGCTATCCAGATAGGTGCACAAGATGATCCTTTTGTGAAAGAATATGCTGATGCTATTGGTGCTGCACGTATCTTAGTTAACCAACCCGATTCTATCGGTGGCGTTGGGGATATCTATACTGATGCAATGCGTCCATCACTGACTTTAGGAACTGGTTCATGGGGGAAAAATTCAATCTCACACAATTTGAGTACATATGATCTATTGAATATCAAAACAGTGGCACGTCGTCGTAATCGCCCACAATGGGTTCGTCTGCCAAAAGAAATTTACTACGAAAACAACTCTATTTCTTACCTACAAGAAATGCCTAATATCGAACGCGCTTTTGTCGTCACCGACCACGGTATGCTGCAATTTGGCTTTGTCGACCATATGCTTGAGCAATTGGCCGTTCGTGAAACACAAGTACAAACTTCAATTTATGGTTCTGTAAAACCTGACCCAACACTTTCACAAGCCATTGAAATTGCGCGACAAATGGCTGATTTTAAACCTGACACAGTTATCGCTCTCGGCGGTGGCTCTCCACTTGATGCAGCAAAAATTGGGCGCTTGATTTACGAGTATTCTGCTCGTGGAGAGGTTGACCTCAATGACGATGCCGCACTAAAAGCACTCTTTGAGCAGTTGGCTCAAAAATTCATCGATATTCGTAAACGTATCGTCAAATTCCCGCACCAAGATCAAACACAGCTGGTATGTATCCCGACCACTTCTGGTACAGGTTCTGAAGTAACACCTTTTGCTGTTATCACCGATGATGAAACACATGTTAAATATCCTTTAGCTGATTATCAGCTTACACCTCAAGTAGCCATCGTTGATCCTGAGTTTGTTATGACTGTGCCAAAACGTACCGTGGCTTGGTCTGGTATTGATGCCCTTAGTCACGCGCTTGAATCTTATGTTTCAGTCATGGCTTCGGATTACACTAAACCATTGTCACTTCGTGCCATTAAGTTAATTTTTGATAATTTGACAACCTCATATCAGTACGACCCATCAAAACCTTCCAAAGAAGGGCAAGTCGCACGCGCTAATATGCACAATGCAGCAACCTTAGCTGGTATGGCCTTTGCCAATGCCTTTCTCGGTATTAATCACTCCCTCGCCCACAAAGTGGGAGGTGAGTTTGAATTACCACATGGCTTAGCTATCGCTATCGCTATGCCTCACGTCATTAAATTTAACGCTGTAACAGGAAACGTTAAACGTACACCATACCCACGTTATGAGATTTACCGTGCCCAAGAAGATTACGCTGAAATTGCGCGTTACATCGGTCTTACAGGTAAAGATGATGCGGAGCTTGTAGACAAACTTATTAAAGAAATTAAAAAATTGACGGACAGCATCGATATCGATGTCACTCTATCAGGAAATGGTGTTGATAAAAATCACTTGGAGCGTGAACTCGATAAGCTTGCAAACCTTGTTTACGACGATCAATGCACACCAGGCAATCCACGCCAACCAAGTATTTCAGAACTTAAAACACTCTTACAAGATCAATATTAA
- the coaD gene encoding pantetheine-phosphate adenylyltransferase: MKDKIGLFTGTFDPVTKGHLDIVERASKLFDKLYIGIFKNEAKNPLFSLEERVVLIERALADLQLTNVEVIAHANDLTVNIAKQLEVTALVRSVRNAADLDYEKNMIYFNREMTGIETILLTAKPELENISSTRMRELYHFGQDLSRWLPANVIEALNEKKTHEK, encoded by the coding sequence ATGAAAGATAAAATAGGTTTATTTACAGGTACTTTTGATCCGGTCACAAAAGGCCATTTGGACATCGTTGAACGTGCCAGCAAGCTTTTTGATAAGCTTTATATTGGTATTTTTAAAAATGAAGCTAAAAATCCTCTCTTCAGTCTAGAAGAACGTGTAGTCTTAATCGAAAGAGCCTTAGCAGATTTACAATTAACCAATGTGGAAGTCATTGCACATGCGAATGATTTGACGGTAAACATTGCGAAGCAACTTGAAGTAACGGCGCTTGTGCGTTCCGTTCGTAATGCAGCTGATTTAGACTATGAGAAAAATATGATTTACTTTAACCGTGAAATGACGGGGATAGAAACAATCTTACTGACTGCAAAACCAGAACTCGAAAATATTAGTTCTACACGGATGCGTGAACTTTATCATTTTGGCCAAGATCTAAGCCGATGGTTGCCTGCAAATGTTATTGAAGCACTGAATGAGAAAAAAACACATGAAAAATGA
- the tsf gene encoding translation elongation factor Ts: MAVTAAQVKELREKTGAGIMDAKRALVETDGNMEAAAELLREKGIAKAEKKADRIAAEGLTGIAVNGNTAALIELNSETDFVAKNEQFVAIVKETAELIAEKKPATNEEALALTTAEGISLEDSYTQATATIGEKISFRRFQLIEKTDAQTFGVYQHNQGRIGVVTVVEGGDAELAKAVAMHIAAMNPTVLSYKELDAEFVHDELAKLNHTIDEDNESRKLVNKPMLPHLAYGSRSQLTEEVLANAEAEMKEELLAEGKPEAILGKIIPGKVAKFIIDNTKVDQAYTLLGQLYVMDDSKTVEAFLESKGAKVVAFTRYEVGEGIEKAENNFAAEVAEAAGLA; this comes from the coding sequence ATGGCAGTAACAGCAGCTCAAGTAAAAGAATTGCGTGAAAAAACTGGTGCAGGTATCATGGATGCTAAACGTGCACTTGTTGAAACTGATGGAAACATGGAAGCAGCCGCTGAGCTCCTTCGTGAAAAAGGTATTGCGAAAGCTGAGAAAAAAGCTGACCGTATCGCCGCTGAAGGTTTGACAGGTATCGCTGTAAACGGTAATACTGCAGCGCTTATCGAATTGAACTCAGAAACAGACTTTGTTGCTAAAAACGAACAATTCGTTGCTATCGTTAAAGAAACAGCTGAACTTATTGCAGAGAAAAAACCGGCAACTAATGAAGAAGCTTTGGCTTTGACAACTGCAGAAGGTATCAGCCTTGAAGATTCTTACACACAAGCTACAGCGACAATTGGTGAAAAAATTTCATTCCGTCGTTTCCAACTTATCGAAAAAACAGATGCGCAAACATTTGGTGTTTACCAACACAACCAAGGTCGTATCGGTGTAGTTACAGTTGTTGAAGGTGGAGATGCAGAGCTTGCTAAAGCAGTTGCAATGCATATCGCTGCGATGAACCCAACTGTTCTTTCTTACAAAGAATTGGATGCTGAGTTTGTTCATGATGAGTTGGCTAAATTGAACCACACCATCGATGAAGATAACGAAAGCCGTAAATTGGTAAACAAACCAATGCTTCCACATCTTGCCTACGGTTCTCGTAGTCAATTGACTGAAGAAGTTCTTGCAAATGCTGAAGCAGAAATGAAAGAAGAGCTTTTGGCTGAAGGTAAACCTGAAGCAATCTTGGGCAAAATTATCCCAGGTAAAGTTGCAAAATTCATCATTGACAATACTAAAGTCGACCAAGCTTACACACTTCTTGGACAACTTTATGTTATGGATGACAGCAAAACAGTAGAAGCTTTCCTTGAGTCTAAAGGTGCTAAAGTTGTAGCGTTCACACGTTACGAAGTTGGTGAAGGTATCGAGAAAGCAGAAAACAACTTCGCGGCAGAAGTCGCTGAAGCAGCAGGTCTTGCTTAA
- the rpsB gene encoding 30S ribosomal protein S2: MSVISMKQLLEAGVHFGHQTRRWNPKMKPYIFTERNGIHVIDLQKTVKLVDDAYNYVRNASSEGAVVLFVGTKKQASEAVKEEALRAGQYYVNHRWLGGMLTNWNTIQKRVARLKSINKMEEDGTFEVLPKKEVVLLNKERERLEKFIGGIADMPRIPDVMYVVDPHNEQIAIQEAQKLGIPVVAMVDTNADPDPIDVIIPANDDAIRAVKLITAKMADAIIEGRQGEDSVEAELAVKDTAASEESLEELAEIVEGK, encoded by the coding sequence ATGTCAGTTATTTCAATGAAACAACTTCTTGAAGCTGGTGTTCACTTCGGTCACCAAACTCGTCGTTGGAACCCAAAAATGAAACCATACATCTTCACAGAACGTAATGGTATCCACGTTATCGACCTTCAAAAAACAGTTAAACTTGTTGACGATGCTTACAACTATGTACGTAACGCTTCATCTGAAGGTGCTGTAGTACTTTTTGTTGGTACTAAAAAACAAGCTTCAGAAGCTGTTAAAGAAGAAGCACTTCGTGCTGGTCAATACTATGTAAACCACCGTTGGCTTGGTGGTATGCTTACTAACTGGAACACTATCCAAAAACGTGTAGCACGCCTTAAATCAATCAACAAAATGGAAGAAGACGGAACTTTCGAAGTTTTGCCTAAGAAAGAAGTTGTTCTTTTGAACAAAGAACGCGAACGTCTTGAAAAATTCATCGGTGGTATCGCTGACATGCCTCGCATCCCAGATGTGATGTACGTTGTTGACCCACACAATGAACAAATCGCTATCCAAGAAGCTCAAAAATTGGGAATCCCAGTTGTAGCAATGGTTGATACAAACGCTGACCCAGATCCAATCGACGTTATTATCCCAGCAAACGATGATGCTATCCGTGCAGTTAAATTGATCACTGCTAAAATGGCTGACGCTATCATCGAAGGTCGTCAAGGCGAAGATTCAGTAGAAGCTGAACTTGCAGTTAAAGATACTGCTGCTTCAGAAGAATCACTTGAAGAACTTGCTGAAATCGTTGAAGGCAAATAA